From a single Solanum dulcamara chromosome 4, daSolDulc1.2, whole genome shotgun sequence genomic region:
- the LOC129884775 gene encoding protein RGF1 INDUCIBLE TRANSCRIPTION FACTOR 1, which produces MLDYAQNLPQWLVALLTEKFFNACIIHEDAKKNEKNVFCLDCCEGICPHCLTPHRCHRLLQIRRYVYHDVIRLGDANKLLDCAFVQSYTTNSAKVVFLNQRPQTRASRGSGNCCIICDRGLQDPFLFCSVSCKVQHILKTEGKLTKYIYRCEYMTLPEPGLDDGQMTPDTILEPIGSVRTESGSSGSGGAAGEVGSRTVGCTATTEVVRKKRSTLSAFRSVFQPGCGPGSGISVSMMNRRKGTPQRSPLY; this is translated from the exons ATG TTGGACTATGCACAAAATCTTCCTCAGTGGCTTGTTGCACTTTTGACAGAGAAATTCTTCAATGCCTGCATAATTCATGAAGATGCTAagaagaatgaaaagaatgttTTCTGTTTGGACTGTTGTGAGGGTATTTGCCCTCATTGCTTGACCCCTCACCGTTGTCACCGCCTTTTGCAG ATTAGAAGGTATGTGTATCATGATGTCATAAGGCTTGGTGATGCTAATAAATTACTGGACTGTGCTTTTGTTCAA TCTTACACTACAAACAGTGCAAAAGTGGTATTTTTAAACCAAAGGCCACAAACAAGGGCTAGTAGAGGCTCAGGTAATTGCTGCATCATCTGTGACAGGGGCCTTCAAGATCCATTTCTCTTTTGTTCTGTTTCCTGCAAG GTTCAACACATACTGAAAACTGAGGGCAAACTTACCAAGTATATCTATAGGTGTGAGTACATGACACTGCCTGAACCAGGTTTAGATGATGGTCAAATGACTCCTGATACCATTCTTGAACCGATTGGTTCGGTAAGAACCGAGTCCGGTTCAAGTGGAAGCGGTGGAGCCGCCGGAGAGGTGGGTTCTCGGACGGTTGGATGCACGGCGACAACAGAGGTTGTAAGGAAGAAACGCAGCACCCTTTCGGCTTTCCGGTCTGTGTTTCAACCCGGTTGTGGACCGGGTTCAGGAATATCAGTTTCTATGATGAACCGGAGGAAGGGTACACCTCAGCGGTCTCCGCTTTACTAA